The nucleotide window CACAGGAGACTGCCGGGGTCAACTCGGAGGAAGGTGGGGACGACGTCAAGTCATCATGCCCCTTATGTCTTGGGCTGCACACGTGCTACAATGGCCGGTACAATGAGCTGCGATACCGCGAGGTGGAGCGAATCTCAAAAAGCCGGTCTCAGTTCGGATTGGGGTCTGCAACTCGACCCCATGAAGTCGGAGTTGCTAGTAATCGCAGATCAGCATTGCTGCGGTGAATACGTTCCCGGGCCTTGTACACACCGCCCGTCACGTCACGAAAGTCGGTAACACCCGAAGCCGGTGGCCCAACCCCTTGTGGGAGGGAATCGTCGAAGGTGGGACTGGCGATTGGGACGAAGTCGTAACAAGGTAGCCGTACCGGAAGGTGCGGCTGGATCACCTCCTTTCTAAGGAGCACTTCTTACTCGGACTTGTCCGGGTCAGAGGCCAGTACATCAGCGAATGTCTGATGCTGGTTGCTCATGGGTGGAACGTTGACTATTCGGCACACTTGATTCTCTGGAAGTTAGTACTGCTTCGGCGTGGAAAGCATCTGAGGGTTGAGTGGGCCGGGCGCGCTGTTGGGTATCTGAGGGTACGGACTGTTGTCTGGACCTTCGCGATGCCGGCCCCGGTGAAGCATCCTGGTAAGGGTGTGTGACGGGTGGCTGGTCGTTGCTTGAGAACTGCACAGTGGACGCGAGCATCTGTGGCCAAGTTTTTAAGGGCGCACGGTGGATGCCTTGGCACCAGGAACCGATGAAGGACGTGGGAGGCCACGATAGGCCCCGGGGAGCTGTCAACCAAGCTTTGATCCGGGGGTGTCCGAATGGGGAAACCCGGCAGTCGTCATGGGCTGTCACCCGCTGCTGAACACATAGGCAGTGTGGAGGGAACGCGGGGAAGTGAAACATCTCAGTACCCGCAGGAAGAGAAAACAACCGTGATTCCGGGAGTAGTGGCGAGCGAAACCGGATGAGGCCAAACCAGTCACGTGTGATACCCGGCAGGGGTTGCGTGGTTGGGGTTGTGGGAGTTCTCTTTTGCAGTCTGCCGGCTGTGAGACGAGTCAGAAACCGTTGATGTAGGCGAAGGACATGCGAAAGGTCCGGCGTAGAGGGTAAGACCCCCGTAGCTGAAACATTAACGGCTCGTTTGAGAACCACCCAAGTAGCACGGGGCCCGAGAAATCCCGTGTGAATCTGGCGGGACCACCCGTTAAGCCTAAATATTCCCTGGTGACCGATAGCGGATAGTACCGTGAGGGAATGGTGAAAAGTACCGCGGGAGCGGAGTGAAATAGTACCTGAAACCGTGTGCCTACAAGCCGTGGGAGCGTCGCACAGAGACTTGTCTCTGTGTCGTGACTGCGTGCCTTTTGAAGAATGAGCCTGCGAGTTTGCGGTATGTTGCGAGGTTAACCCGTGTGGGGAAGCCGTAGCGAAAGCGAGTCCGAATAGGGCGTTGAGTAGCGTGCCCAAGACCCGAAGCGGAGTGATCTAGCCATGGGCAGGTTGAAGCGGAGGTAAGACTTCGTGGAGGACCGAACCCACCAGGGTTGAAAACCTGGGGGATGACCTGTGGTTAGGGGTGAAAGGCCAATCAAACTCCGTGATAGCTGGTTCTCCCCGAAATGCATTTAGGTGCAGCGTCGTGTGTTTCTTGCCGGAGGTAGAGCACTGGATAGGCGATGGGCCCTACCGGGTTACTGACCTTAGCCAAACTCCGAATGCCGGTAAGTGAGAGCGCGGCAGTGAGACTGTGGGGGATAAGCTCCATGGTCGAGAGGGAAACAGCCCAGAGCATCGACTAAGGCCCCTAAGCGTGTGCTAAGTGGGAAAGGATGTGGAGTCGCAGAGACAACCAGGAGGTTGGCTTAGAAGCAGCCACCCTTGAAAGAGTGCGTAATAGCTCACTGGTCAAGTGATTCCGCGCCGACAATGTAGCGGGGCTCAAGCACACCGCCGAAGTCGTGTCATTGCAACATGTGGACCAACGTCCGTTGTGATGGGTAGGGGAGCGTCGTGTGCCGGGTGAAGCAGCCGTGGAAACGAGTTGTGGACGGTTCACGAGTGAGAATGCAGGCATGAGTAGCGATACACACGTGGGAAACGTGTGCGCCGATTGACTAAGGGTTCCTGGGTCAAGCTGATCTGCCCAGGGTAAGTCGGGACCTAAGGCGAGGCCGACAGGCGTAGTCGATGGACAACCGGTTGATATTCCGGTACCCGCTTTGAAACGCCCAGTATCGAATCCATTAATGCTAAGGCCGTGAAGCCGGCCTGGAGTCTTCGGACAAAGGGACGTGGTGGAGCCGCCGATCCAAGGTGGTAGTAGGTAAGCGATGGGGTGACGCAGGAAGGTAGTCCAGCCCGGGCGGTGGTTGTCCCGGGGTAAGGGTGTAGGGCGCTGTCTAGGCAAATCCGGACAGCATGTGCCTGAGACCTGATGCCGAGCCGATTGTGGTGAAGTGGATGATCCTATGCTGTCGAGAAAAGCCTCTAGCGAGTTTCATGGCGGCCCGTACCCTAAACCGACTCAGGTGGTCAGGTAGAGAATACCGAGGCGTTCGGGTGAACTATGGTTAAGGAACTCGGCAAAATGCCCCCGTAACTTCGGGAGAAGGGGGGCCATTGCTGGTGATCACTTTTGCAGTGTGAGCTGGTGGTGGCCGCAGAGACCAGCGAGAAGCGACTGTTTACTAAAAACACAGGTCCGTGCGAAGCCGTAAGGCGATGTATACGGACTGACGCCTGCCCGGTGCTGGAACGTTAAGGGGACCGGTTAGTCATGATTCGTCATGGCGAAGCTGAGAACTTAAGCGCCAGTAAACGGCGGTGGTAACTATAACCATCCTAAGGTAGCGAAATTCCTTGTCGGGTAAGTTCCGACCTGCACGAATGGCGTAACGACTTCTCGACTGTCTCAACCATAGGCCCGGTGAAATTGCATTACGAGTAAAGATGCTCGTTTCGCGCAGCAGGACGGAAAGACCCCGGGACCTTTACTATAGCTTGATATTGGTGTTCGGTTCGGCTTGTGTAGGATAGGTGGGAGACTTTGAAGCGGCCACGCCAGTGGTTGTGGAGTCATTGTTGAAATACCACTCTGGTCGTGCTGGATGTCTAACCTGGGTCCGTGATCCGGATCAGGGACAGTGTCTGGTGGGTAGTTTAACTGGGGCGGTTGCCTCCTAAAGAGTAACGGAGGCGCCCAAAGGTTCCCTCAGCCTGGTTGGTAATCAGGTGTTGAGTGTAAGTGCACAAGGGAGCTTGACTGTGAGACTGACGGGTCGAGCAGGTACGAAAGTAGGGACTAGTGATCCGGCGGTGGCTTGTGGAAGCGCCGTCGCTCAACGGATAAAAGGTACCCCGGGGATAACAGGCTGATCTTCCCCAAGAGTCCATATCGACGGGATGGTTTGGCACCTCGATGTCGGCTCGTCGCATCCTGGGGCTGGAGTCGGTCCCAAGGGTTGGGCTGTTCGCCCATTAAAGCGGTACGCGAGCTGGGTTTAGAACGTCGTGAGACAGTTCGGTCCCTATCCGCTGTGCGCGTAGGAGTCTTGAGAAGGGCTGTCCCTAGTACGAGAGGACCGGGACGGACGAACCTCTGGTGTGCCAGTTGTCCTGCCAAGGGCATGGCTGGTTGGCTACGTTCGGAAAGGATAACCGCTGAAAGCATCTAAGCGGGAAGCCTGCTTCGAGATGAGGGCTCCCACCCCCTTGAGGGGTTAAGGCTCCCAGTAGACGACTGGGTTGATAGGCCAGATATGGAAGCACCGTAAGGTGTGGAGTTGACTGGTACTAATAGGCCGAGGGCTTGTCCTCAGTTGCTCGCGTCCACTGTGTAGGTTCTGAAGTAATGACCTGTGTCCATGCCGGGTTGGTTAACTTCATAGTGTTTCGGTGGTCATAGCGTTAGGGAAACGCCCGGTTACATTTCGAACCCGGAAGCTAAGCCTTTCAGCGCCGATGGTACTGCAGGGGGGACCCTGTGGGAGAGTAGGACGCCGCCGAACAATCATTGTGGGAAAGCCCCGCACCTTATGGTGCGGGGCTTTTCTGCGTTCCGGGACACCCCTCTTTGGCGGCCGGAATTCGGGTGCGGGGGGTGTGCCTAAGCTCGGGGCATGCGATACGACCTGGTCATCTTCGACAACGACGGTGTGCTCGTCGACAGTGAGCCCCTCTCGAACACCATCCTGGCCGGCTATCTGACCGAGCTCGGGCATCCCACGTCGTACGAGGACTCGATACGTGACTTCATGGGGTCGGCGATGCACCGCATCCATGAGCTCGTCCTGGAGCGCACGGGCCGCCGTCTGCCCGAGGACTTCGACGAGGTCTTCCACGCCCGGGTCTTCGAGGCGTTCGAGCGGGAGCTGCGGCCGGTGACCGGGGTGACCGAGGTGCTGGAGAAGCTGGACGCGGACGGCGTTCCGTATTGTGTCGGGTCCTCCGGCAGCCATGAGCGGATCCGTGTGGGGCACCGGACGACGGGCCTGGACCGGTGGTTTCCGGCGGGGCGGGTCTTCAGCGCACAGGACGTGGGGCGGGGGAAGCCGGCGCCGGACCTCTTTGTGCATGCGGCACGGGAGATGGGCGTGGCGCCGGAGCGGTGTGCGGTCATCGAGGACAGCCCGCTGGGGGTGCGGGCCGCGGTCGCGGCGGGGATGGACGTCTACGGGTTCACCGCGATGACGTCGGCGGAGCAGCTGACGGAGGCCGGCGGCACCGTGCTGTTCGGCCGTATGGCGGAGCTGCCGGAGCTGTTGCGGTAGGCACACCGGCCGGCAGCTGCCCGGCAGTCGCCCGCCGAATTGGTGTGGTGATCCATCTACCCAGTGGTAGGGGGGAGTTCTAGGCTGAGCCGCCATGACGGCCCCTCGGGTACCAGAAGCGCAGCTGCGGCACGGTCGGATCTCGCTCGCCCTCAGCTTCTTCATCCAGGGCGCGGTCTTCGCCCTCCTCGTGACCCGGATACCCGCGATCCAGGACCGGTATCGAATATCGGACGCACTGCTGCCGGCGTTCCTGGCGGCGGTGCCCGTGCTGGCGGGCGTGGGCAGCGTCGTCACGGAACAGCTGGTGAAGCGGGTGCCGGCCGGCCGGGTGCTGCGGTGTGCGCAGCCCGTGGTGTGTCTGGCGCTGGTGGGTGTCGGGTCGGTCGGCACGACGGCTCAGGTGGCCATGGCGCTGGCGGTGTTCGGGCTGTCGGTGGGGGCCCTGGACGCCTCGATGAACATGCTCGGGGTGAGTCTGCAGCGGGCGTACGGGCGCAGCATCATGCTCGGGTTCCACGCGGCGTTCAGCCTGGGCGGCATCGTGGGGGCCTCGCTGGCCTGGGCCGGGGCGCACTGGAAGCTGTCGCTGGCGCTGTTGTACGGGCCGGTGGTGGCGGTGCTGTTGCCGCTGGCCCTGGTCGTGGGCCGGTGGTTCGTGGACCGGGAGCGGGCGGTGTCGGCCGTGGGGGCCGTGGGGGCCGGGGCGGCTGCCGTGCCGCTGGCGATGCGGCTGCTGTTGCCGCTGTGTCTGGTGATGGCCTTTGCGTATATCGGTGACTCGACCGTCTCCAACTGGAGTGCCAAGTATCTGCAGGACGTCCTGGGGAGCTCGGAGCAGCTGGCCACCGTCCCGTACAACGTCTATATGGTCACCACGCTGCTCGGGCGGGTGGTGGGGGACCTGGGGGTGCGGCGCTTCGGTGCGGTCGCGGTGGTGCGGTGCGGGACGGTGGTCGCGGCGGGCGGTTTCGCGGTGGTGGCCGCGGCGCCCGAGCCGTGGGCCGGGATGGCGGGCTTCACCCTGCTGGGGCTGGGGCTGTGTGTGATCGTGCCGCAGACGTTCGCCGCGGCCGGGCGGTTCGCCTTCGAGAAGCATGGTCCGGGGGCTTCGGACGCGGCCATCGCACGGCTGAACATTTTCAACTATGTGGGCTTTTTGATCGGCTCTCCGCTGGTGGGGGCGCTCGGCGATGCCTGGAGCTATCGGGGGGCGATGCTCGTACCGATGGCCCTGGTGCTGGTGACGTTGGTGTATGCCCGTTCGTTCGGGGCGCCGGAGGCCCGATACGGTGACGGACATGAGCGGCCGCGCACAGCTGATGTGGGATGAGGCAGTAACGGGCTACGACTTCGGGTCCGGGCATCCGATGGACCCGGTCCGGCTCGCGCTGACCATGCGTTTGGTGGAGGCGTTCGAGCTCGACCGCGGGCCGCTGGAGGTGGTCGCGGCCAAGCCGGCGGGGGACTCCACCCTGCGGCTGGTGCATCGTGAGGACTACATCGGCGCGGTGCGCAGAGCCTCGGCGGACCCGGCCGCCGCGGATCTCTCCTACGGGCTCGGGACGGCCGACGATCCGGCCTTCAAGGGGATGCACGAGGCGTCCGCGCTGATCGCCGGGCAGTCGGTGGGCGCGGCGGAGGCCGTCTGGCGCGGCGACGTGGCGCACGCGGTGAACTTCGCCGGCGGGCTGCACCACGGGATGCCGGGCGGGGCGGCCGGGTTCTGCATCTACAACGACGCGTCGCTGGCGGTCGCCCGGCTGCTGGAGCTGGGCGCCGAACGGGTCGCGTACGTCGATGTGGATGTCCACCACGGCGACGGGGTGCAGGCGACGTTCTGGGAGGACCCGCGGGTCCTGACGATCTCGCTGCACGAGCATCCGCGGACGCTCTTCCCGCAGACCGGCTGGCCCGAGGAGACCGGCGGGGAGGGCGCGGAGGGCACCGCGGTGAATGTGGCGCTGCCGGCCGGCACCGGCGACGAGGGCTGGCTGCGGGCCTTCCACGCGGTGGTGCCGGAGCTGCTGGGGGCCTTCCGGCCGCAGGTGATCGTGACCCAGCACGGCGCGGACACCCACTTCGAGGACCCGCTGGCGCATCTCGCGGTGAGCCTGGACGCCCAGCGTGCGGTGGCCGAGGCCTGTCACGACCTGGCGCACCAGCACGCGGACGGCCGGTGGGTCGCGCTCGGCGGGGGCGGCTATGCGGTGGTGGACGTGGTGCCGCGCAGCTGGACGCATCTGACGGCGATCGCGGCGGGCCGGCCGATCGACCCGGCCACGAGGGTGCCGGAGTCCTGGCGG belongs to Streptomyces sp. NBC_01454 and includes:
- a CDS encoding HAD family hydrolase, which produces MRYDLVIFDNDGVLVDSEPLSNTILAGYLTELGHPTSYEDSIRDFMGSAMHRIHELVLERTGRRLPEDFDEVFHARVFEAFERELRPVTGVTEVLEKLDADGVPYCVGSSGSHERIRVGHRTTGLDRWFPAGRVFSAQDVGRGKPAPDLFVHAAREMGVAPERCAVIEDSPLGVRAAVAAGMDVYGFTAMTSAEQLTEAGGTVLFGRMAELPELLR
- a CDS encoding MFS transporter, producing the protein MTAPRVPEAQLRHGRISLALSFFIQGAVFALLVTRIPAIQDRYRISDALLPAFLAAVPVLAGVGSVVTEQLVKRVPAGRVLRCAQPVVCLALVGVGSVGTTAQVAMALAVFGLSVGALDASMNMLGVSLQRAYGRSIMLGFHAAFSLGGIVGASLAWAGAHWKLSLALLYGPVVAVLLPLALVVGRWFVDRERAVSAVGAVGAGAAAVPLAMRLLLPLCLVMAFAYIGDSTVSNWSAKYLQDVLGSSEQLATVPYNVYMVTTLLGRVVGDLGVRRFGAVAVVRCGTVVAAGGFAVVAAAPEPWAGMAGFTLLGLGLCVIVPQTFAAAGRFAFEKHGPGASDAAIARLNIFNYVGFLIGSPLVGALGDAWSYRGAMLVPMALVLVTLVYARSFGAPEARYGDGHERPRTADVG
- a CDS encoding acetoin utilization protein AcuC, yielding MSGRAQLMWDEAVTGYDFGSGHPMDPVRLALTMRLVEAFELDRGPLEVVAAKPAGDSTLRLVHREDYIGAVRRASADPAAADLSYGLGTADDPAFKGMHEASALIAGQSVGAAEAVWRGDVAHAVNFAGGLHHGMPGGAAGFCIYNDASLAVARLLELGAERVAYVDVDVHHGDGVQATFWEDPRVLTISLHEHPRTLFPQTGWPEETGGEGAEGTAVNVALPAGTGDEGWLRAFHAVVPELLGAFRPQVIVTQHGADTHFEDPLAHLAVSLDAQRAVAEACHDLAHQHADGRWVALGGGGYAVVDVVPRSWTHLTAIAAGRPIDPATRVPESWRHEVFRRTRQLAPHRMTDGRTPRWRDFVDDGYDPADRLDQAVLATRRAVFPSHGLLP